A region from the Sutcliffiella horikoshii genome encodes:
- a CDS encoding thiolase family protein, translated as MREVVIVEGVRTPVGRRKGLLKDYRPDDLAGEVLKELVKRAGIEAGLVEDVILGCVTQSGEQAGDIARVAALIAGFPIEVPGTTLDRQCGSSQQAVHFAAQAILSGDMDVVIAGGVENMTRVPMGSNYQKAPFSDRLQEKHEIINQGLSAERIAEKFGFTREELDTFSYESHQKALRAQAEGYFTKEIMPIEVTLEDGSTFLMKEDSGPRKETSVEALGGLKTVFKEDGFIHAGNASQISDGAAALLLMTKEKALELGLKPRFKVHTRVVVGSDPTLMLTGPIPATEKVLQKSGLSIDDIDVFEVNEAFASVPMAWLKETGADPAKLNPNGGAIALGHPLGASGARLMISMMHELERTGGRYGLQTMCEGHGMANATIIERLD; from the coding sequence ATGAGAGAAGTCGTCATTGTTGAAGGAGTACGAACTCCTGTCGGGAGAAGAAAAGGGTTACTGAAGGATTACAGACCGGATGATTTGGCCGGGGAAGTATTGAAGGAGCTTGTAAAGCGTGCCGGGATTGAGGCGGGACTTGTGGAAGACGTCATCCTTGGTTGTGTGACACAGTCAGGAGAACAGGCAGGGGACATTGCAAGGGTGGCTGCTTTGATTGCAGGTTTTCCGATAGAAGTGCCAGGTACTACCCTTGACCGTCAATGCGGCTCCAGTCAACAGGCTGTCCATTTTGCGGCGCAGGCTATCCTTTCAGGTGACATGGATGTTGTCATTGCCGGCGGAGTAGAGAATATGACGAGAGTACCAATGGGATCCAACTATCAAAAGGCGCCATTCAGTGACAGGCTGCAAGAAAAACATGAAATCATCAATCAGGGGCTTTCCGCGGAAAGAATTGCGGAAAAGTTTGGATTTACACGCGAGGAGTTAGACACCTTCTCTTATGAAAGCCATCAAAAAGCATTAAGAGCGCAAGCCGAGGGTTATTTTACAAAAGAAATCATGCCCATTGAAGTGACATTGGAAGATGGCTCAACATTTTTGATGAAGGAAGATTCCGGTCCTCGCAAGGAAACGTCGGTGGAGGCGCTTGGTGGATTAAAAACCGTGTTCAAAGAAGATGGCTTCATCCACGCAGGAAATGCAAGCCAGATCAGTGATGGAGCTGCGGCACTTCTTTTAATGACGAAGGAAAAGGCGTTGGAGCTTGGATTAAAGCCCCGTTTCAAAGTTCATACAAGAGTGGTGGTAGGGTCCGATCCAACCTTGATGCTGACAGGACCGATTCCGGCCACGGAAAAAGTGCTGCAAAAATCAGGCCTCTCCATTGATGACATCGATGTGTTTGAAGTCAATGAAGCCTTTGCTTCGGTTCCGATGGCATGGTTGAAGGAAACAGGGGCTGATCCGGCAAAACTCAATCCGAACGGAGGAGCAATTGCGTTAGGCCATCCACTAGGGGCAAGTGGAGCTAGATTAATGATCAGTATGATGCATGAACTCGAACGTACTGGAGGAAGATACGGCCTCCAAACGATGTGTGAGGGTCATGGAATGGCGAACGCGACCATCATTGAAAGGCTTGACTGA
- a CDS encoding acyl-CoA dehydrogenase family protein: MKSLSTKREPRKHPYLTEDHQQFRKSLRKFLEREAVPYYDEWESDRIIPRSFWTKMGEQGYLCPDIDEKYGGSETDWGYSVVINEELERVGTGMIGVALHNDIVVPYITSFGTEEQKQRWLPACVTGRTITAIAMTEPGTGSDLANIKTTARLEGDHYIVNGAKTFITNGIHADLVIVAVKTDTEIRPQHKGVSLLVIERGHQGFSRGRKLDKVGLHSQDTAELFFEDCRVPKENLLGEEGSGFLYLMDKLQQERLLVGIGAQIASEEMLQSTIDYVKSREAFGRPISQFQNTQFKIAEMATEVEMGRAFLDQLIADHIAGEDVVTKVSMAKWKLTEIARNIATQCMQLHGGYGYMEEYKIARRYRDIPVASIYAGTNDIMKTIIAKNLGL, encoded by the coding sequence TTGAAATCGCTTTCAACAAAAAGAGAACCAAGAAAACATCCATACTTAACAGAGGACCATCAACAATTCAGGAAGTCTTTGCGCAAGTTTTTGGAAAGGGAAGCAGTTCCATATTATGATGAGTGGGAAAGTGATCGCATCATTCCTCGTTCGTTTTGGACGAAGATGGGAGAACAGGGCTATCTATGTCCCGATATTGATGAAAAATACGGTGGAAGTGAAACGGATTGGGGTTATTCCGTCGTCATTAACGAAGAACTCGAGCGTGTCGGAACAGGCATGATTGGCGTTGCCCTTCACAATGATATAGTCGTTCCATATATTACAAGCTTCGGGACAGAGGAGCAAAAGCAAAGATGGCTGCCTGCTTGTGTGACTGGTAGAACGATTACTGCCATTGCGATGACGGAACCTGGGACAGGTTCGGATCTTGCGAATATCAAAACAACTGCAAGACTTGAAGGGGACCATTACATTGTTAATGGAGCAAAAACGTTCATTACGAATGGAATCCACGCAGATTTAGTGATCGTGGCAGTAAAGACAGATACTGAAATTCGTCCTCAGCATAAAGGAGTCAGCCTGCTTGTTATTGAACGTGGACATCAAGGCTTTTCTAGAGGACGTAAACTGGACAAAGTGGGGTTACACTCACAAGATACTGCCGAGTTATTTTTTGAGGATTGTAGGGTTCCTAAGGAAAACCTACTGGGTGAAGAAGGTAGCGGGTTCTTATACTTAATGGATAAACTGCAGCAGGAAAGGCTGTTGGTTGGAATAGGAGCGCAAATTGCCTCAGAAGAAATGCTGCAATCCACGATTGACTATGTGAAAAGCAGGGAAGCGTTCGGAAGGCCTATTAGTCAATTTCAGAATACTCAGTTTAAGATAGCGGAAATGGCAACAGAAGTAGAGATGGGAAGAGCTTTTCTTGACCAACTGATCGCCGATCATATTGCCGGAGAAGATGTCGTGACAAAGGTATCGATGGCAAAATGGAAGCTAACGGAGATTGCAAGAAACATTGCGACTCAGTGCATGCAGCTTCATGGCGGTTACGGTTATATGGAAGAATACAAGATTGCAAGAAGATATCGTGACATTCCAGTAGCTAGTATCTATGCAGGAACGAATGACATTATGAAAACGATCATTGCCAAAAATTTAGGATTGTAG
- a CDS encoding long-chain-fatty-acid--CoA ligase gives MNIGMYLSQNARKVPEKLAIDCEGRQYNYDQFNREVNKLAHGLLDLGVSKGDKVAFMMKNSDSFVFSYFAGAKIGAVIVPMNFRLTSTEIQYILEQSEAKVIICDEEFEGTIAKATPGSDVEKVIVVGTPTIAENRSYQEVLSSNEEDPNVEVFETDDLEILYTSGTTGRPKGALFDHKRIFNVGLSMMISMGINQQERFLHIAPLFHSAQLNLFLVSGTVLGATHFIHRDFHPVHTLQAIQEHKITHFFGVPAMFNFLLQVPNADSYDLSSIKRCGYGAAPMAPELVKKSMNLFKNDQFFNLCGLTEAGPNGILLDPEGHKKHLGKNGKPSFLTEARVVDETGQDIEVGAVGEFVLKGESIMKEYYKKPEETKAALKNGWLYTGDLATVDEEGNITLVDRKKDMIISGGENVYSIEVEEVLYEHHQVLEAAIIGLPDEVWGEAVCAVVVPHKDQVVNEEELKQFCRQKLAGYKVPRRIFVEEMLPRNASGKILKYQLRQQLNQVKA, from the coding sequence ATGAACATTGGAATGTATCTGTCGCAAAATGCCAGAAAGGTGCCGGAAAAGCTTGCCATCGATTGTGAAGGGAGACAGTATAATTACGACCAGTTCAACAGGGAAGTAAATAAACTTGCTCACGGCTTGTTAGACTTAGGTGTCTCGAAGGGTGATAAAGTGGCTTTCATGATGAAAAACTCGGATAGCTTTGTTTTCTCTTATTTTGCAGGTGCGAAGATTGGTGCTGTTATCGTACCGATGAACTTCCGTTTAACCTCCACTGAAATTCAGTATATTTTAGAGCAGTCAGAAGCGAAAGTAATCATCTGTGACGAAGAATTTGAAGGAACTATTGCTAAGGCAACCCCAGGCAGCGATGTAGAAAAAGTGATAGTGGTTGGAACGCCAACCATTGCAGAAAACAGATCATACCAGGAAGTACTATCATCTAACGAAGAGGATCCAAACGTGGAAGTCTTCGAAACCGACGATTTGGAGATCTTATACACTTCCGGAACGACCGGTCGTCCGAAAGGTGCTTTGTTCGATCACAAACGAATCTTCAATGTCGGCCTTTCCATGATGATCAGTATGGGAATCAATCAGCAAGAGCGCTTCCTACATATCGCACCGTTGTTCCATTCTGCACAGCTGAACTTATTCCTTGTATCAGGGACGGTACTTGGAGCGACACATTTCATTCATCGTGATTTTCATCCAGTTCATACACTTCAAGCGATACAGGAACATAAGATTACTCATTTCTTCGGAGTGCCCGCTATGTTCAATTTCCTTTTACAGGTACCGAATGCAGATAGCTACGATCTATCCTCCATTAAGCGCTGTGGTTACGGTGCAGCACCAATGGCACCAGAGCTTGTCAAAAAGAGCATGAACTTATTTAAAAACGACCAATTTTTCAATCTATGCGGTTTAACAGAGGCTGGTCCGAACGGGATTTTATTAGACCCTGAAGGACACAAAAAACACCTCGGAAAAAATGGGAAGCCTTCGTTTTTAACGGAAGCAAGAGTGGTCGATGAAACAGGTCAGGATATTGAAGTCGGCGCGGTGGGGGAATTTGTCTTAAAAGGTGAATCCATCATGAAAGAATATTATAAAAAGCCTGAAGAAACAAAAGCTGCTTTAAAAAATGGCTGGTTATATACAGGAGATTTGGCCACCGTTGACGAAGAAGGTAATATCACCTTGGTGGACCGCAAAAAAGATATGATTATCTCAGGAGGAGAAAATGTCTATTCCATTGAGGTAGAGGAAGTGTTGTACGAGCACCATCAAGTTCTCGAGGCAGCTATTATCGGACTGCCAGATGAGGTATGGGGAGAAGCGGTATGTGCAGTGGTTGTTCCTCACAAAGATCAGGTGGTCAATGAAGAGGAACTAAAACAGTTCTGCCGTCAAAAGCTTGCAGGCTACAAGGTTCCACGAAGAATTTTTGTGGAAGAGATGCTGCCGAGAAATGCATCCGGAAAAATACTAAAATATCAACTGAGACAGCAATTAAATCAAGTAAAAGCATAG
- a CDS encoding fatty acid--CoA ligase produces the protein MSITIGKIFDLTVQKFPDKEALYDVKKNVRYTYKEWNVEVNRLANALMKEGVKKGDRVSTLLFNTEELATTMLACAKIGAVFNPINFRLQPEEVAFILNDAKPKVVMYEKALEPVVGSIAARFEETGFWIIDGEETNYSSSYHEKLKSASTGEASINVLENDTYAIMYTSGTTGRPKGVVHRHRDMAEQSLIVISATKLEEEDIGLVTAPMFHCAELHCAVIPRIHIGGKNVILHHFEPKKVLQLIQEEKVTKFFAAPTMWNMLLQENFNEYDLSSLNLGLYGAAPMAPALVRACHDMLGISLVQAYGMTEMGPAITFLSEKEQLRKAGSAGQACLNHEIRIVRPNEDGPSDPDDILPAGEAGEILVQGPCIMSAYFNREEATAAAMYKGWYHSGDIGYLDEEGFLYVKDRVDDMIISGGENIYPREVEDVLYEHPAVLDVAIVGLPDDRWGETVTAFVVKKNDSLTEEELDAFCLNSSELARYKRPRKYMFVDALPRNASGKIQKFVLRKQMEELVTGETPSR, from the coding sequence ATGTCAATAACAATTGGAAAAATCTTTGATCTTACAGTACAAAAGTTTCCGGATAAAGAAGCGCTTTATGATGTGAAGAAAAATGTACGGTATACCTACAAAGAATGGAATGTGGAAGTGAACCGGTTAGCCAATGCCCTTATGAAAGAAGGAGTAAAGAAAGGGGACAGGGTCTCCACGCTACTTTTTAACACAGAGGAACTTGCAACGACAATGCTTGCTTGTGCAAAAATCGGAGCCGTCTTCAATCCAATCAATTTCCGCCTGCAGCCTGAAGAAGTGGCGTTCATTCTAAACGACGCAAAGCCGAAAGTCGTGATGTATGAAAAAGCATTGGAGCCTGTAGTTGGTTCCATTGCGGCGCGCTTTGAAGAAACAGGATTCTGGATTATAGATGGGGAAGAAACTAATTATTCTTCTTCCTATCATGAAAAATTGAAGTCTGCTTCAACAGGTGAAGCATCCATTAATGTCCTGGAAAACGACACATATGCCATTATGTACACAAGCGGAACGACAGGAAGGCCAAAAGGAGTCGTTCATCGCCATAGAGACATGGCTGAGCAGAGTTTAATCGTTATTTCCGCCACGAAGCTTGAAGAGGAGGATATTGGACTCGTAACGGCCCCAATGTTTCATTGCGCGGAACTGCACTGTGCTGTCATCCCTAGGATTCATATTGGTGGGAAAAATGTCATCCTTCATCACTTTGAACCAAAAAAGGTACTTCAGCTGATCCAAGAGGAAAAGGTGACAAAGTTTTTTGCCGCACCAACCATGTGGAATATGCTCTTGCAAGAAAACTTTAATGAGTATGACTTGAGCAGCCTGAATCTTGGGTTATACGGAGCTGCCCCAATGGCACCGGCACTTGTCAGGGCGTGTCATGACATGTTAGGAATTTCTCTTGTCCAAGCATATGGTATGACCGAAATGGGACCAGCGATCACCTTTCTATCTGAAAAAGAGCAGCTCAGGAAAGCTGGTTCTGCGGGACAGGCCTGCTTGAATCATGAGATTCGGATTGTGCGTCCGAACGAAGATGGACCAAGTGATCCGGATGATATATTGCCTGCAGGAGAAGCGGGAGAAATACTCGTCCAAGGCCCATGTATCATGAGCGCTTATTTTAACAGGGAAGAAGCGACGGCGGCAGCGATGTATAAAGGCTGGTACCATTCAGGGGACATTGGTTATCTGGATGAAGAAGGCTTTTTATATGTTAAAGACCGGGTGGATGACATGATCATCAGCGGCGGAGAGAACATTTATCCACGGGAAGTCGAGGATGTTCTTTATGAACACCCTGCTGTGTTGGATGTAGCCATTGTCGGTCTGCCTGATGACCGCTGGGGAGAGACGGTAACAGCGTTTGTGGTGAAAAAGAATGATAGTTTGACAGAGGAAGAACTGGATGCTTTCTGTTTGAACAGTTCTGAGCTTGCTCGCTATAAACGCCCTAGAAAGTACATGTTTGTGGATGCTCTGCCTCGAAATGCGAGCGGGAAAATTCAAAAGTTTGTCTTGAGGAAGCAGATGGAAGAGCTGGTGACAGGGGAAACACCATCCCGATGA
- a CDS encoding sigma-54-dependent Fis family transcriptional regulator translates to MISLKEMITPIPYQIKEDTTLIEALNIMKEEKYGLLPVVDENLKLMGVFTRSKLFQMVKQERSLTTPIKEFVKKEVYSLKEDTPFKELQEIVRNSSVGTGVVVDAENRVIGLFTKADMVMGLLNVTKTLNLKQSLQTAMDHAYDGILLADETQTIQMVSPSLLELFNMDYQDVLHKKTNQVFPHFQIAKIYESEEADISDFHEINGIKYIIHRIPVIQEGRVVGAIVKIMYRQLNEVNELFKRLQKAENKASFYHTELKKSENARFTWDHIITEHPVMEKIKKSAAKAAKGRSTILIRGESGTGKELFAHAAHNSSARKDGKFVVVNCAAIPEDLLESEFFGYEDGAFTGARSRGKIGKFDLANGGSLFLDEIGDMSLNLQAKLLRVLQEREFYRVGGTKRIHVDVRIIAATNRNLEEMVKEGTFREDLYYRLNVISLFIPPLRERMMDIQILSEKIMSELNRVIGTSITGFEPRAKQILMTYHWPGNVRELRNVMERAMTFAEHGKIKVEDLPDYMLGSAHVLVEETAVTQEESMVESAERHAIEAALTRTKGNKAKAAKMLGISRSSLYDKLRKYQLN, encoded by the coding sequence GTGATTTCATTAAAAGAAATGATAACGCCAATTCCATATCAAATAAAAGAAGATACAACTCTCATAGAAGCATTAAATATCATGAAAGAAGAAAAATATGGTCTTTTGCCTGTAGTGGATGAAAATCTGAAATTAATGGGTGTATTTACGCGAAGCAAACTATTCCAAATGGTTAAACAGGAAAGGTCACTTACCACTCCCATTAAGGAGTTTGTCAAAAAAGAGGTGTATTCCTTAAAGGAAGACACTCCATTTAAAGAATTGCAGGAAATTGTTCGAAACAGTTCAGTAGGGACGGGTGTCGTTGTTGACGCTGAAAACAGAGTAATTGGTTTGTTTACGAAAGCGGATATGGTGATGGGTCTACTGAATGTAACGAAAACATTAAATCTGAAGCAATCGCTGCAGACCGCAATGGATCATGCTTATGATGGGATTTTGTTGGCAGATGAAACACAAACGATTCAAATGGTTAGCCCCTCCTTATTGGAATTGTTTAACATGGATTATCAAGATGTTCTACATAAAAAAACGAATCAGGTATTTCCGCATTTTCAAATAGCAAAGATTTATGAATCCGAAGAGGCGGATATTAGTGATTTCCATGAAATAAATGGAATCAAGTATATCATTCACCGAATCCCGGTCATACAAGAAGGTCGGGTGGTCGGAGCGATTGTGAAAATAATGTACAGGCAGTTGAATGAAGTCAATGAACTTTTCAAAAGACTGCAGAAGGCAGAAAATAAAGCAAGTTTTTATCATACAGAACTGAAAAAATCCGAAAATGCAAGATTTACTTGGGATCATATCATAACCGAACATCCAGTGATGGAAAAAATAAAAAAGAGTGCTGCGAAAGCGGCAAAAGGACGTTCTACCATATTAATCCGAGGGGAGAGCGGGACTGGCAAGGAACTGTTTGCACATGCCGCTCATAACAGCTCGGCTAGGAAAGATGGGAAGTTCGTTGTAGTAAATTGTGCGGCGATACCAGAAGACCTGTTAGAATCAGAGTTTTTCGGATATGAGGATGGTGCTTTTACAGGTGCCAGATCACGAGGGAAAATCGGAAAGTTCGACCTAGCAAATGGAGGATCCTTATTTTTAGATGAAATAGGGGACATGTCATTGAACCTTCAGGCCAAGCTATTAAGGGTGTTGCAAGAGAGAGAATTCTATCGTGTGGGCGGCACGAAAAGAATTCATGTGGACGTAAGGATAATCGCAGCTACCAATCGCAACTTGGAAGAAATGGTGAAGGAAGGGACATTCCGTGAAGACCTTTACTACCGGTTGAATGTCATTTCTTTATTCATACCGCCTCTTCGTGAAAGAATGATGGACATACAAATCCTTTCCGAAAAAATAATGAGCGAGCTTAACCGCGTTATTGGAACAAGCATTACCGGCTTCGAGCCAAGGGCAAAACAAATACTTATGACCTATCATTGGCCAGGAAATGTCCGTGAATTACGAAATGTGATGGAGCGGGCGATGACTTTTGCAGAACACGGGAAAATTAAAGTGGAGGATCTGCCGGACTATATGCTTGGAAGCGCTCACGTGTTAGTGGAGGAAACGGCGGTAACGCAAGAGGAGTCGATGGTCGAGAGTGCAGAGCGTCATGCGATTGAGGCAGCTTTAACGAGAACAAAAGGCAATAAAGCAAAGGCTGCGAAGATGCTGGGAATAAGCAGGTCGAGTCTTTATGATAAATTGAGGAAATACCAGTTGAATTAG